The Streptomyces sp. NBC_01317 genomic interval GCGTGACGTGACGGTCCCGCTCGTCACCGGGGGCGAGGTCACCTACGCGGCTCTCGACTACGCCGCGAGCGCCCCCGCGCTCCAGCGGGTCTGGGACGACGTCGCCGCCTACGCGCCGTACTACGGCAGCGTGCACCGGGGCGCCGGCTACCTCTCCCAGCTGTCGACGGACCTGTTCGAGAACAGCCGCCGCACCGTCGCGGAGTTCCTCGGCTGCCGCCCCGGCGACCAGGTCGTCTTCACCCGTTCGACGACCGACTCGCTCAACCTGCTGGCCGCCGTGGTCCCCGCCGGCACCCAGGTCTTCGTGTTCGAGACGGAGCACCACGCCTCGCTCCTGCCCTGGCGCGACGCCCGGGTGACGTACCTGAACGCGCCCCGTACCCCCGACGAGGCCGTCGCCACGCTCGACCGCGCGCTCGCCGGGCGGGAGGAGGGCCCCGCCCTGGTCTGTGTCACCGGCGCGTCCAACGTGACCGGGGAGATCTGGCCCGTACGGGAGCTGGCCGCCGCCGCCCACCGGCACGGCGCCCGGATCGTCCTCGACGCGGCGCAGCTCGCCCCGCACCACCCCGTCGACATCGCCGGACTGGACGTCGACTGGGTCGCCTTCTCCGGGCACAAGCTCTACGCGCCCTTCGGCTCCGGTGTCCTCGCGGGCCGCGCCGACTGGCTGCGGGAGGCGGAGCCGTACCTCGCGGGCGGCGGCGCCAGCCGCAAGGTCGCCCGGCGCGCGGACGGCGGGGTGGACGTCGACTGGCACACCACGGCCGCCCGGCACGAGGCCGGCTCGCCCAACGTCATCGGCGTGTACGCCATCGCCTCGGCGTGCAAGGCGCTCGAAGAGGCCGGGTTCGACACGCTCGTCGCCCGGGAGCAGCGGCTCGTCCGCCGGGTGCGGGACGGACTGGCCGCGGTGCCCGAGGTCCGGGTGCTGTCGCTGTTCGGGGACGACGCCCCGCGTGTCGGCGTGCTCTCGTTCGTGGTGGAGGGCTGGAACAGCTCACACTTCGCCGCGGCGCTTTCCGCCGAGTACGGCATCGGGGTGCGGGACGGCCTGTTCTGCGCCCACCCGCTGGTACGGACGCTGCTGGGCAGCGACCCGCAGGACCCGGGGGAGTGCGGTGCCCCGGAGGCGGAGCCGGGCGAGCGCTCGCTCAACGCCATCCGGGTGAGCTTCGGCGCGGGAACGCCCGACGAGCACGTGGACCGGTTCGTCGGCGCGGTGAAGGAACTGGTGCGCGAGGGCGCCCGCTGGAGCTACCGCACCGAGGAAGGCCGCTGCGTCCCGGACCGGGACGGCGAGACCGTCTGACGTACGCCCGTCCGGATACGCCCCGGCACCTCAGGAGGCGGTCTACGCGTCGAGTCCGATCGCGAAGGCCGCCTCCAGGTCGTGCTGGGAGTACGTACGGAACGCGACGTGCGTGTCCGTCGCCTCGACGCCTTCGATCTTGCTGATCGACCCGGGGATGATGTCCGCCAGGTCGTCGTGCCTGGCCACGCGCACCATGGCGATCAGGTCGTACGTGCCGGTGACCGAGAAGACCTCGCTGACGCTGTCCAGCGCGGCGATCGACTCGGCGATCTCGGGGATCCGGCCGACGCTGGTCTTGATGAGCACGATCGCGGTGATCACGGTTGACGTTCTCCCTCGGTGGTCACGGCTTTGGCTTCCACCCTATCGCTCCGCCGGTAACGCCCCCAGGCGTAGCAGAAGCCCACGGCGAAGCCCACCAGATGGGCGAGGTAGGCGACCCCGGGCCCCGATCCGGCGTTCCGGGCCGCCACCCACTGGAGGACGAACCAGAAGATCAGCACGATCCAGGCGGGGAAGCGCAGCGGCAGGAAGAGGAGGAACGGGAAGAGGCTGGTGACCCGCGCCCGGGGGAAGAGCCGCAGGAACGCGCCCAGCACCGCCGAGATCGCGCCCGACGCCCCCACCAGGGTCTGCTCCGAGCCCGCGTTGGCCATCGCGTACACGAACAGGGCGGCGTAGCCGGCCGCCAGGTAGAACAGGGCGAAGTGCAGTCGCCCCATCCGCTCCTCCGTCATCGCCCCGAAGACGTAGAGGAAGAGCATGTTCCCCAGCAGGTGCAGCCAGCTGCCGTGGACGAAGAGCGCGGTGAGAGGGGTCAGCAGGGCGCGCGGGGTGGGGTCGTGCGTCAGCTGGTCGGGGATGACGCCCCAGCGTTCGAAGTACGCGCTCTGCGCCCCGAGGAGCGCCTCGCCCCTCCCGTACGCCATGGTGAAGCCCGACAGGGGGCTGACCAGGAACGTCAGCACGCAGAGCGCGATCAGTCCGTACGTCACCACGGGGCCGTCGTTCGCCGTGCGCCAATTGATCACGGACAGAGCATGGCGTACCGGGAGTCATCGGGCGGGAATGCCTCGCCGGACAATGGGGTACCCGCGAGGCCGTAGGGTTACGGGCGGACATCCACACGTTCGACGGCGCACCGCCGGCCCCACCCCGACACTCAAGGACGGCACGATGACGACGGTTCCCCGGCCGACGGCCGCCACCCGGTGGCGCTGCACGCTCTGCGGCAATCTCACGCGCTTCGACGTGACCCGGTCGTCGAGGGTCGTCGAGTACGTCCATCTGGACCTGGCGGGGGAGCCGAAGGTGGAGGAGCGTGAGGTGGTCAGTGAGACCATCGAGTCCGTGCGCTGCCGTTGGTGCAACGCGGTGGACCAGATCGAGCTGGTCGACAGGCCGGGCGCCGGTTCCTGAGGGAACCGCCCGAGGGTAGTGGGGTGACGGAGCGTGGAGCAGCCGGACAGCGGTGCCGAGCCGGCCGGTGCGGCCGGCGGTGACGCCGCCGAGGCGCTCGACCGTCCGCTCCCGGACGGGGTGAGACGCCGGGTCGTCGCGCTGGTCTCCGACGCCTTCGGCGGGCTGACCGTCACCGAACTCCCGGCGCAGCTGCGCCAGTACGCCCGCTTCACCCCGAACAGGCGTGCCAAGTTCGCGGGCAACGCGATGGCCGCCGCACTGGAGAGCGACCCCCTCTTCCGCCAGCGGATCGGGGAGCGGATCACCCAGTCGCAGCCCGAGCTGTCCGCCGCCCTGGAGTCCGGATCGCCGCCCGCCGCGGCCGATCCCGTCGATGTGGCCGCCGCCGCGTACGTGCTGCGGCCCCCCGGATGGGTGAAGTTGGTGGCGGCCGCCGGCGAGGAGGCCCAGCGGGCCGACGCCGAGCGCGCGGGCGAGGAGGCCCGGCGCGAACTGGAGCGGCTGCGCGAGGAGCTGGCCGTCGCCAGGGCGCTGACGAAGACCGAGAACGAGCGGTTGCGTACGGAGCTGGAGGCGGCCCGCAAGGAGGCCGAGTCGCTCCACCGCAAGCTGCGCAGCGCCCAGAGCGACGTCAAGCGGGGCGAGGCCGCCCTGCGCCGTACGACCGCCGAGTCCGAGGCGCTCAAGGCCGAGGCCGCCGCGCAGGTGTCGGCCGCCGAGAGCGAGACGCGGCGGATCAGGGCGCGGCTGACCGAGGCCGAGTCCACGGTCGAGGCGAGCCGCAGGGCCGCGCGCGAGGGCCGGTCGATAGAGGACATGCGGCTGCGGCTGCTGCTGGACACGGTCCTGGAGTCGGCGCAGGGGCTGCGCCGCGAGCTGGCCCTGCCGCCGGCCAACACCCGGCCCGCCGACACGGTCGACGCCGTCGAGCCGGGCCGGATGTCGCCGAAGGACGTGGCGGCGCGGGCGCTGTCCGACCTGGACCCGGCGCTGCTCGACCAGTTGCTGGCGCTGCCCCAGTCGCATCTGATCGTGGACGGCTACAACGTCACCAAGACCGGCTATCCGACGATGCCGCTGGAGAAGCAGCGGCTGCGGCTGCTGGGCGGGCTCGCCATGCTGGCGGCCCAGTCGGGCGCCGAGATGACGTGTGTCTTCGACGGCGCCGAGCTGGCGGCCCCGGTGCTGCTCGCCCCGCCGCGCGGGGTACGGGTGCTGTTCTCGAAGCCCGGGATCACGGCGGACGAACTGATCCGCCAGCTCGTCCGCGCGGAGCCGCCCGGGCGGCCCGTCGTGGTGGTCTCCACCGACCGTGAGGTCGCGGACGGAGTGGCGAAGGCCGGCGCCCGGCCCGTCGCGTCCGCCTTGTTGCTGAAGCGGCTTTCGCGTAGCTAGTCAACTCGTGCGGCCAATGACCGAATTAGCGTCTCTTGTGGCCACCGCAGCGTCAAATGCCCATTACTGCCTGTGTGGTGTCGGTAAATTATGCCCCTCGCGGCCGAGATTTTTCCCGTGAGGATTTGAACTGATCACAAGAAGGTCACTAGGGTCAGGCCTCGAACCTTCGCGCGGTCGATCACCCATTCGGGGTGGCAGCGAAGGAACCGCCGAGTCCACGCCGTTCAGCCCGGTTCCCGGGGGAGCTGAAGGCGCGGAGCCGGGACATTCGTCCCCTGCCCGGTAGGCGGCTGAGGAAGAAGGAGCTCGCCTTCGTGGCGTCCCACCGTCGTCCCAAGCAGCCCAACCGCGCCCGGGTGACCGTTCTCACCGTGACCGCGGCCGCTGCCGTGGCGCTGACCTCCCAG includes:
- a CDS encoding aminotransferase class V-fold PLP-dependent enzyme, with product MPVLGRDVTVPLVTGGEVTYAALDYAASAPALQRVWDDVAAYAPYYGSVHRGAGYLSQLSTDLFENSRRTVAEFLGCRPGDQVVFTRSTTDSLNLLAAVVPAGTQVFVFETEHHASLLPWRDARVTYLNAPRTPDEAVATLDRALAGREEGPALVCVTGASNVTGEIWPVRELAAAAHRHGARIVLDAAQLAPHHPVDIAGLDVDWVAFSGHKLYAPFGSGVLAGRADWLREAEPYLAGGGASRKVARRADGGVDVDWHTTAARHEAGSPNVIGVYAIASACKALEEAGFDTLVAREQRLVRRVRDGLAAVPEVRVLSLFGDDAPRVGVLSFVVEGWNSSHFAAALSAEYGIGVRDGLFCAHPLVRTLLGSDPQDPGECGAPEAEPGERSLNAIRVSFGAGTPDEHVDRFVGAVKELVREGARWSYRTEEGRCVPDRDGETV
- a CDS encoding Lrp/AsnC family transcriptional regulator translates to MITAIVLIKTSVGRIPEIAESIAALDSVSEVFSVTGTYDLIAMVRVARHDDLADIIPGSISKIEGVEATDTHVAFRTYSQHDLEAAFAIGLDA
- a CDS encoding rhomboid family intramembrane serine protease → MTYGLIALCVLTFLVSPLSGFTMAYGRGEALLGAQSAYFERWGVIPDQLTHDPTPRALLTPLTALFVHGSWLHLLGNMLFLYVFGAMTEERMGRLHFALFYLAAGYAALFVYAMANAGSEQTLVGASGAISAVLGAFLRLFPRARVTSLFPFLLFLPLRFPAWIVLIFWFVLQWVAARNAGSGPGVAYLAHLVGFAVGFCYAWGRYRRSDRVEAKAVTTEGERQP
- a CDS encoding NYN domain-containing protein, which translates into the protein MEQPDSGAEPAGAAGGDAAEALDRPLPDGVRRRVVALVSDAFGGLTVTELPAQLRQYARFTPNRRAKFAGNAMAAALESDPLFRQRIGERITQSQPELSAALESGSPPAAADPVDVAAAAYVLRPPGWVKLVAAAGEEAQRADAERAGEEARRELERLREELAVARALTKTENERLRTELEAARKEAESLHRKLRSAQSDVKRGEAALRRTTAESEALKAEAAAQVSAAESETRRIRARLTEAESTVEASRRAAREGRSIEDMRLRLLLDTVLESAQGLRRELALPPANTRPADTVDAVEPGRMSPKDVAARALSDLDPALLDQLLALPQSHLIVDGYNVTKTGYPTMPLEKQRLRLLGGLAMLAAQSGAEMTCVFDGAELAAPVLLAPPRGVRVLFSKPGITADELIRQLVRAEPPGRPVVVVSTDREVADGVAKAGARPVASALLLKRLSRS